In the Wyeomyia smithii strain HCP4-BCI-WySm-NY-G18 chromosome 2, ASM2978416v1, whole genome shotgun sequence genome, one interval contains:
- the LOC129725977 gene encoding NADH dehydrogenase [ubiquinone] 1 beta subcomplex subunit 11, mitochondrial gives MSGLIRLSSNVLLMRNLIQHSARSARLISSSQKNRDAATIDVTSKKTTKPAEPAAASTTAVKKNWVSYGFDQRNEANDRSATNASFFFSVTLCLVLGSFYWAYLPDPQLRDWAQREGYLELRRREAAGLEPISKDFIDPSQIVLPTDEELGNTEIMI, from the coding sequence ATGTCCGGGTTGATCCGATTGAGCAGCAATGTTCTGCTGATGCGAAACTTGATCCAACATTCTGCACGCAGTGCACGGTTGATTTCATCGTCGCAGAAAAACCGCGATGCAGCCACCATCGACGTAACCAGCAAGAAGACGACAAAACCAGCTGAACCAGCAGCCGCCTCTACGACTGCCGTGAAAAAGAATTGGGTAAGCTACGGATTCGACCAGAGGAACGAAGCAAATGATCGAAGTGCAACAAATGCATCGTTCTTTTTCTCCGTTACCCTCTGCCTGGTGCTCGGGAGTTTCTACTGGGCCTATCTGCCGGATCCGCAGCTACGTGATTGGGCTCAACGGGAAGGATACCTGGAGCTGAGACGCCGTGAAGCAGCCGGACTAGAACCGATCAGTAAGGATTTCATCGATCCGTCTCAAATCGTTCTACCGACGGACGAAGAATTAGGCAATACGGAAATTATGATCTAA